From Ipomoea triloba cultivar NCNSP0323 chromosome 5, ASM357664v1, the proteins below share one genomic window:
- the LOC116021127 gene encoding acetylajmalan esterase-like, with protein sequence MAPSTYVALFISLFPFLYASASPSSLCSFKYIYQFGDSLADTGNLIRIPGALSTFHADRLPYGQSFFHRPTGRYSNGRLIIDYTAAALHLPLIPPYLDFNASFTHGANFAVAGATALDQAFFVGKNISIPSFRPPISGQLRWFQSHLNSTCHARSKCVRRRFRDAFFVFGAFGGNDYYNAVFRGKSVEEVRTYVPDIVNAVISGIKRVVGLGAKRVVVPGTYPSGCLPVYLTAFGTSDPKAYDDLGCLKKFNEYSSYYNSRLRKAVSALGEELSGDAVIVYADYYGALRSVLRRGSSLGFAKESLLKACCGTGGKYNFDSKKTCGSEGVPVCSNPDRFVSWDGTHLTEQANRLVSQLVIDQVFRNMKCA encoded by the coding sequence ATGGCTCCTTCCACCTACGTTGCATTGTTTATCTCTCTCTTCCCTTTTCTCTATGCTTCTGCTTCCCCCTCGTCCCTCTGCTCTTTCAAATACATTTACCAGTTCGGAGATTCTCTCGCCGACACCGGAAACTTAATCCGCATTCCCGGCGCGCTTTCCACCTTCCACGCCGATCGCCTTCCGTACGGCCAATCCTTCTTTCACCGCCCGACCGGTCGCTACTCCAACGGCCGCCTTATCATCGACTACACCGCCGCCGCACTTCATCTTCCTTTAATTCCTCCTTACCTCGACTTCAACGCTTCGTTCACTCACGGCGCTAATTTCGCCGTCGCCGGAGCTACGGCTCTCGATCAGGCGTTCTTCGTAGGGAAGAATATTAGTATTCCGTCGTTCCGGCCGCCGATCAGCGGTCAACTGCGGTGGTTCCAGTCGCACCTCAACTCCACCTGCCACGCGCGGTCAAAGTGCGTGAGGAGGAGGTTCCGAGATGCGTTTTTCGTTTTCGGCGCGTTTGGAGGTAACGACTACTATAACGCCGTGTTTCGCGGCAAATCCGTTGAGGAAGTTAGGACGTACGTGCCGGATATAGTTAACGCCGTTATCAGTGGGATTAAACGGGTCGTCGGACTCGGAGCTAAGCGGGTGGTGGTTCCGGGCACGTACCCGTCCGGATGCTTGCCCGTTTACTTAACCGCTTTCGGAACCTCCGACCCGAAAGCCTACGATGATTTGGGATGTCTGAAGAAATTCAACGAGTACTCTTCGTATTACAATAGCCGTCTTAGGAAAGCTGTTTCGGCGCTCGGCGAAGAACTCTCCGGCGACGCTGTGATCGTCTACGCCGATTACTACGGCGCTCTCCGGTCGGTTCTCCGGCGGGGATCTTCTCTCGGATTCGCGAAGGAATCGTTGCTCAAGGCGTGCTGTGGAACTGGAGGGAAATATAATTTCGACAGCAAGAAAACGTGTGGATCGGAGGGCGTTCCGGTTTGCTCTAACCCGGACCGGTTTGTGAGCTGGGATGGAACGCATCTCACAGAACAAGCCAATCGTCTTGTTTCGCAACTTGTGATTGATCAAGTATTTAGAAATATGAAATGTGCATAa